A window from Salarias fasciatus chromosome 11, fSalaFa1.1, whole genome shotgun sequence encodes these proteins:
- the LOC115396444 gene encoding uncharacterized protein LOC115396444 — MRPHCWLMVVLAGIMSYLSPERALGAPQREVTQTRAASLSPPPYVVILISCSGLVSFVLLLLTCLCCKRGGVGFNEFDNADGEECSGGSSPIQEDSLSSCPSLPEVYTLPVRDRPNCNALQDGADSKSQCFKRHTLNYLQEIGNGWFGKVILAEVLCDCSSSQAVVKELRVSASPLEQRKFLAESEPYRSLKHPNILQCLGQCSESIPFLLVMEFCQLGDLKRYLRAQRKSDGMTPDLPTRDLLTLQRMAFEITSGLLHLHENNYIHSDLALRNCLLTSDLTVRIGDYGLSHNHYKEDYYLTPDKLWIPLRWIAPELLEEYRGSLIVTDQTKTSNVWSLGVVIWELFEFGSQPHRHLSDEEVLTFVIRERQITLAQPRLKLSHADYWYEIMQSCWLPPSQRPSVAEIFLLLSSLLAAEQGMARGSVGEEDEEDEEYEEGRGRRGESEESFERRWDLLRPPAFQTAANERQREREYGRDDRDNSYPLLDPVGNCITPSSSELDDILTVTETSKGLNFEYFWEKAHARRGYKPLPPPQPIPTVNNNHRQSLDTPTVVPVISARSPSLASEYYIRLEEHTPQDKSPALKGRAQSSYRSDSTCPGDMELVEIRSGMLGKERVPYCSSDKCGKGLQTVRSSEVQLQVPNTGVAEFRDTSSRVTDFSVVDLGDDDELDKKKSSEADKKLSTNSQVPVLPPKPRSMSMSSANHLHSRPLPAPPLGYRGLPHYTYSGKIETDPHHMSACGPSTTFDHLGLHRSRQTLPPSPSLSPSLPPSSHPIYPQPPQMCPPPLPPHSKTQRSCTSYNTADSYLNYSKLHMQRTNRDPLSCDLSDRESDARHAASLHTSKDSSHPRVKDFDSPIRRENPLRPIYRNLPRPQPTDPQMDRQSSSSPTYSDEDDSPFMSPERPGSGTTVHHSSLSEDADPVAGELFSRGMKRTQSRLDTILPAIWKEDAELQAERVAAAKKSPMHLFLTEISSIAESGESKSETSWEKEKEEKIDGERWGNFVLPNRGMRRSQSLITELGSGGRSWEQEKHINRTHAEDDNTVSKDSFQGDLFLTEIDTGRDTDMEEVSDNDTVKYLYPAGSRLRPYVCAPGLPSYTEAEEAYSKGIRRSRSLLSEITIDKQESEMHSTEKEPRKTEMTREEFLKEIQSAETFLTEIISRQNTAANKKDTDSSYSPTPLSPEYESICIDPTSAQTIRFQSESSIRATNKGKDDTQTEAIYAQVTKRAKKSEIKVSMRPEIPVLHIGSQPLKLDSQGKNADHCQSGDFVFSEIMPKNGLLHNQTPTCHEEEDCSEGPALPARGEQTDLLESSSTESSESAKDSNTVILHESKALITNESEKTVVIGNGEIMKDELQARSPERGDQTHSKADTASHDPEKTADLESSKNEGSHGNESFADTKRQNSFQHNDYDQEKHCHVAQKGPTQAATPTTPDCDPSSDVSLVTPTDSVLSPMTSSSADCLTPSDSWTGGGGNSGWRALGNETPHRDSAYFSDSDWEGDGMNRRSSDGLIASRPSSSRGGDRGVLTGIEEKTEEEGETAEKSPLRNCIHPSSNQTKPVKLKTTEICEEKDLLHEKAPENNVSHFGNEKDMFNKGLRSVQRDDSGIFYSDSKNSDSQAKDCVELIDKLFSKLDDKPMKGLSHSGGYVIDSHYTDGIVSQIANCKYQDSPESKLNLDSNSCTETNSLIKSPGVSQTKDSMLKPGSKDITSTAAKTGASGRRQRSNTPLQN; from the exons ATGCGGCCCCACTGCTGGCTGATGGTCGTTCTGGCGGGGATCATGTCGTACTTGAGCCCGGAGAGAGCCCTCGGAGCGCCGCAGAGGGAAG TTACTCAGACCCGGGCTgcatccctctctcctccaccttaCGTTGTCATCCTCATCTCTTGCTCGGGGCTCGTCTCTtttgttctgctgctcctcacctgCCTGTGCTGTAAGAGAGGAGGAGTGGGGTTCAAT GAGTTTGACAATGCGGACGGGGAGGAATGTTCTGGCGGCTCCAGTCCCATCCAGGAGGACAGCCTGTCATCGTGTCCCTCGCTCCCTGAGGTTTACACCCTGCCAGTGAGAGACCGGCCCAACTGCAACGCCCTGCAGGATGGAGCAG ACTCCAAATCTCAGTGTTTCAAGAGACACACATTAAACTATCTCCAGGAGATTGGAAATGGTTGGTTTGGAAAG GTGATCCTGGCCGAAGTGCTGTGTGACTGCAGCTCCTCGCAGGCCGTGGTGAAGGAGCTGCGTGTCAGCGCCAGTCCTCTGGAGCAGAGGAAGTTCCTGGCTGAGTCGGAGCCGTACAG GAGCCTCAAGCACCCCAACATCCTGCAGTGTTTGGGACAATGCAGTGAGAGCATCCCTTTCCTCCTTGTTATGGAGTTCTGTCAGCTG GGTGATCTGAAAAGGTATCTGCGAGCGCAGCGCAAGTCAGACGGGATGACTCCAGACCTTCCCACCCGAGACCTCCTGACTCTTCAGAGGATGGCTTTTGAGATTACCTCAGGTCTGCTGCATCTTCACGAAAACAACTACATCCACAG TGATCTGGCTTTAAGAAACTgcctgctgacctctgacctcactGTTAGGATAGGTGATTACGGCCTTTCACACAACCATTACAAG GAGGACTATTACTTAACTCCAGACAAACTGTGGATCCCGTTACGCTGGATTGCTCCCGAGCTGCTGGAAGAGTACAGAGGATCGCTCATCGTTACAGATCAAACCAAGACCAGCAATGTCTG gTCCTTGGGAGTTGTGATATGGGAGCTGTTTGAATTTGGCTCTCAGCCCCACCGACACCTGAGCGATGAAGAGGTGCTGACTTTCGTCATAAGGGAAAGACAGATCACGCTGGCCCAGCCCAGACTCAAACTCTCCCATGCAGACTACTG GTATGAGATCATGCAGTCCTGCTGGTTACCTCCATCACAGCGCCCTTCTGTAGCAGAGatattcctcctcctctcctccctcctggcTGCCGAGCAGGGAATGGCACGAGGGAGTGTCGGTGAAGAGGACGAAGAGGATGAGGAGTATGAGGAgggcagaggaaggagaggggaGAGTGAGGAGTCATTTGAAAGACGCTGGGACTTGCTCCGTCCACCTGCTTTTCAGACTGCAGCAAATGAGcggcaaagagagagagagtatggCAGGGACGACAGAGACAACTCCtaccccctgctggaccctgtgGGGAACTGTATCACCCCGTCCTCATCTGAACTGGACGACATCCTGACCGTCACTGAAACTAGCAAAGGTTTGAACTTTGAGTATTTTTGGGAGAAGGCCCACGCCAGACGGGGCTACAAGCCTCTACCTCCTCCCCAACCGATCCCAACTGTGAACAATAACCACAGACAGTCTTTGGACACTCCTACTGTGGTCCCGGTGATAAGCGCTCGCAGTCCCTCCCTTGCCAGCGAGTACTACATCAGACTGGAGGAGCACACGCCTCAAGACAAGTCACCAGCCCTGAAAGGGAGGGCACAGTCCTCTTACCGTTCAGATTCAACTTGCCCCGGAgacatggagctggtggagatCCGTAGTGGAATGTTGGGAAAGGAACGAGTTCCTTATTGTTCTTCTGACAAGTGTGGAAAGGGTCTCCAGACAGTCCGATCGAGCGAGGTTCAACTCCAGGTGCCCAACACCGGCGTGGCTGAATTCAGAGACACCTCGAGCCGAGTGACTGACTTCTCTGTAGTTGATttaggtgatgatgatgaactgGATAAGAAAAAGAGCAGCGAAGCAGACAAAAAGTTGTCCACAAACTCGCAAGTTCCAGTTCTGCCCCCCAAACCTCGCTCCATGTCCATGTCATCAGCCAACCACCTCCACTCACGCCCCCTACCTGCCCCGCCACTGGGATACAGAGGCCTACCCCACTATACATACAGTGGGAAAATTGAGACAGACCCACATCACATGAGCGCCTGTGGACCTTCGACCACCTTTGACCACCTTGGGCTGCACCGGTCCCGACAGACTCTTCCCCCGTCGCcatccctctccccctctcttccCCCGTCAAGCCATCCGATTTACCCTCAACCTCCCCAAATGTGCCCGCCGCCTCTCCCTCCCCACTCCAAAACTCAGAGGAGTTGCACCAGCTACAACACAGCTGACTCTTACTTGAACTACAGTAAGCtgcacatgcagagaacaaacagAGACCCGCTATCCTGTGACTTGTCCGACAGAGAGAGTGACGCCAGGCATGCAGCATCACTGCACACTTCCAAGGACTCTTCTCATCCACGCGTGAAAGACTTTGACTCTCCAATTCGACGAGAGAACCCTTTGCGCCCTATTTATCGAAACCTACCCCGCCCCCAGCCCACAGACCCCCAGATGGACAGGCAGTCGTCATCGAGTCCCACCTATTCCGATGAGGATGACTCTCCTTTCATGTCTCCAGAGAGACCTGGCAGTGGGACTACTGTTCATCACTCCAGCCTGTCTGAGGACGCAGATCCGGTCGCTGGTGAGCTTTTCTCCAGAGGAATGAAAAGGACTCAGTCACGCCTTGACACTATCCTGCCTGCTATTTGGAAAGAAGATGCTGAGCTGCAGGCAGAACGTGTGGCCGCAGCCAAGAAATCCCCTATGCATTTGTTTCTGACGGAAATATCAAGCATAGCAGAGTCCGGGGAGTCCAAGTCAGAGACTTCatgggagaaggagaaggaggagaaaattgATGGTGAAAGGTGGGGAAACTTTGTGTTGCCCAACAGGGGCATGCGCCGCTCCCAGTCTCTGATCACAGAGCTGGGCTCAGGAGGACGGTCATGGGAACAAGAGAAACACATAAACAGAACACATGCAGAGGATGACAACACAGTTTCTAAAGATTCATTCCAGGGGGACCTTTTTCTGACTGAGATTGACACGGGAAGAGACACGGATATGGAGGAAGTATCAGATAATGATACAGTTAAATACCTTTATCCAGCTGGATCTAGACTGCGGCCCTATGTCTGTGCTCCTGGTCTTCCCTCGTACACAGAGGCCGAGGAGGCTTACTCAAAAGGTATACGGCGATCACGCTCTCTCCTGTCCGAGATCACAATCGACAAGCAAGAGTCTGAAATGCATTCAACAGAAAAGGAGCCACggaaaactgaaatgaccagGGAGGAGTTCCTGAAAGAGATTCAGTCAGCAGAGACATTTCTAACTGAGATCATATCAAGACAAAATACTGCCGCCAATAAAAAGGACACAGATTCATCTTACTCCCCTACTCCACTGTCCCCAGAATATGAGTCCATATGCATTGATCCAACCTCTGCTCAGACTATCAGATTTCAGTCAGAGAGTTCCATACGAGCAACAAACAAAGGTAAAGACGATACGCAGACCGAAGCCATCTATGCCCAAGTCACAAAGCGAGCTAAGAAGAGTGAGATAAAGGTTTCCATGAGACCAGAGATCCCGGTTCTTCACATTGGATCACAACCACTTAAACTGGATAGCCAAGGAAAGAATGCTGACCACTGCCAGTCTGGcgactttgtgttttcagaaatcaTGCCCAAAAATGGTTTATTGCACAACCAAACACCCACATGTCACGAGGAGGAGGATTGCTCGGAAGGTCCTGCTTTACCTGCCAGAGGAGAGCAAACGGATCTGTTAGAGTCCTCTTCAACTGAATCCAGTGAGAGCGCGAAAGATTCCAACACTGTGATCCTGCATGAGAGCAAAGCCCTCATTacaaatgaaagtgaaaagacTGTGGTTATTGGGAATGGCGAGATAATGAAAGATGAGCTACAAGCTCGTAGCCCCGAGAGGGGAGATCAAACACATTCAAAAGCCGATACTGCTTCACATGACCCtgagaaaacagctgatttggAAAGCTCTAAAAATGAAGGTTCTCATGGTAATGAAAGCTTTGCAGACACAAAAAGGCAGAATTCATTCCAGCATAATGACTATGATCAagaaaaacattgtcatgttgCCCAAAAGGGACCCACTCAAGCAGCCACTCCAACCACACCAGATTGTGACCCTTCTTCGGATGTCTCACTCGTCACCCCCACAGACTCAGTCCTGTCGCCTATGACTTCCAGCTCAGCCGACTGCCTCACACCTAGTGACTcatggacaggaggaggagggaacagCGGGTGGCGGGCGCTTGGAAATGAAACGCCACATCGAGATTCTGCCTATTTCTCAGACAGCGACTGGGAGGGTGACGGGATGAACCGCAGAAGCAGTGATGGGCTTATTGCCTCAAGGCCGAGCAGCAGCCGAGGAGGCGACCGGGGAGTACTGACGGGCATAGAGGAGAAAAccgaggaggaaggagaaacgGCAGAAAAGAGCCCATTACGAAACTGTATACACCCGTCATCAAATCAGACAAAACCTGTAAAATTGAAAACTACAGAGATCTGCGAGGAAAAAGATTTACTACATGAGAAAGCTCCTGAAAATAATGTGTCTCACTTCGGTAATGAAAAAGATATGTTCAACAAAGGGCTGAGGTCTGTACAAAGAGACGATTCTGGCATTTTCTACAGTGATAGCAAAAACTCAGATTCCCAGGCTAAAGACTGTGTTGAACTGATTgataaactgttttcaaaattagATGATAAACCAATGAAAGGGCTCTCCCACAGCGGTGGGTATGTGATAGACAGTCACTACACAGATGGCATTGTCTCTCAAATAGCAAATTGCAAATATCAAGACTCTCCGGAGAGCAAGCTGAATCTGGACTCCAACAGCTGTACTGAGACAAATAGTTTGATCAAATCTCCAGGTGTCAGCCAGACCAAAGATTCCATGTTGAAACCAGGCAGTAAAGATATCACAAGT ACGGCAGCGAAGACGGGAGCttcaggacggagacagaggagCAACACgccgctgcagaactga
- the leng1 gene encoding leukocyte receptor cluster member 1 encodes MNILPKKSWHVRNKDNVARVRRDEAQAAEEEREAKRRVERAEQEARTEYLRRKARAALPSAGEGRDEDNDDEKPSGALEHLNLFPLEESSEKKGNEEYLKEKREEKEKQERAIGLLVSLGPQPGTEVTPWYMKSDQEKEEAKKEKDKKKGISEEEREKRDRRLKDSLDPLKDMKKALAVNERKEHKKKEKRDKGPKMSSGESSIERLRAERLQREAEERRRAQALIEQRSGKGKEPVRELNDRERPYNTAYFPELARKRQRRDRESWRDEILKS; translated from the exons ATGAACATTCTTCCCAAGAAGAGCTGGCACGTGCGCAACAAGGACAATGTGGCGCGCGTGCGGAGGGATGAGGCTCAGGCAGCGGAGGAAGAGCGCGAGGCCAAGCGGCGCGTGGAGCGCGCGGAGCAAGag GCACGTACCGAGTACCTGAGAAGGAAAGCCCGAGCTGCTCTTCCGTCTGCAGGAGAAGGAAGGGATGAAGATAACGATGACGAAAAACCGAGTGGCGCTCTGGAACATCTCAATCTTTTCCCTCTGGAGGAGTCCTCAGAGAAGAAAGGCAACGAGGAGTATCtcaaagagaagagagaagaaaag GAGAAACAGGAGCGAGCCATCGGCCTGCTGGTGTCTTTAGGGCCCCAGCCGGGGACTGAGGTGACTCCGTGGTACATGAAAAGTGaccaagaaaaagaagaggcaaagaaagagaaagataagAAGAAGGGAATAAGCGAAGAGGAGCGAGAGAAAAGGGATCGCAGATTGAAGGATAGTTTGGACCCTTTGAAAGACATGAAGAAAGCCCTTGCTGTAAACGAAAGAAAGGAAcacaagaaaaaagagaaaagagacaaaGGGCCGAAGATGAGCAGTGGAGAGAG CTCTATAGAGAGGCTACGAGCAGAGCGGTTACAGAGGGAGGCTGAAGAGCGCCGGAGAGCCCAGGCTCTGATCGAACAGAGGAGCGGCAAAGGCAAGGAGCCCGTCAGGGAGCTGAACGACAGAGAGCGGCCCTACAACACTGCCTACTTCCCTGAGCTGGCTCGGAAACGACAGAGGAGGGATCGGGAGAGCTGGAGAGACGAGATCTTGAAGTCTTGA
- the tmc4 gene encoding transmembrane channel-like protein 7 — translation MDGGLQREDPGASYFRESLRLRRRPSRVSNQLNRDSSSDEDEEEDEVDGEDQARELRNTPFSMALKKAVRQAQLMKMPVVSSSNSWKMKRSKILRQLKSSARDVVGYLTLWDKTLQKIGGNFGGGVQSYFLFLRFLVVLNFLSFLLLAAFVIIPSIIFSRVGTSFSNTSETLNLCADCAAECMEYEPNPQGLRMFYSYFLDLLSGTHFMEYTYLFYGYYSNTVLEDRNFSYNIPLAYLLTAVFYLAFCLVCIIARMGTAARVAVVTGGSTVGNYSMIVFCGWDYGCLGDRATKLKQRNVLYRLQVDLEEEALKRRAAARTLKQRVLLYSLRVAMFFVALGLIIAAFVGIFEATNFSQENRQEEGFLSLLLEYLPSIVITAGNFVVPMLCDQIALIERYTPSTTVILALLRAVFLRLMSLAILLITLWQQITCEGDTESQNCKLCLYNHVDYPCWETRLGQEMYKLTLFDFLVSVAVLVLVEFPRRMVVDNWSNKLVQWFGRQQFTVPANVLELVYGQTVVWTGALFCPLLPLISVVKFVLFFYFKKINLFNNCRPALRTFRSTTSTVFFLMVLLIGWCLAAAVVIYSIAEIHPSISCGPFRVSSNIWSIVPSSILNLSEVTQEFLFFIGSQAFAIPLCVLSCVVMCYVIVLAAAYGKSVSLLRKRLKMEGRDKQFLVKQIGELTRKLQIPNSE, via the exons ATGGACGGTGGACTCCAGAGAGAAGACCCAG GTGCGAGTTACTTCAGGGAGTCCCTCAGGTTGAGAAGGCGTCCCTCAAGGGTCAGCAATCAGCTGAACCGGGACTCCAGCTCtgacgaggatgaggaggaggatgaggtgGACGGTGAGGATCAGGCCCGGGAGCTGAGGAACACGCCTTTCTCCATGGCACTGAAGAAGGCGGTCCG ACAGGCGCAGCTGATGAAGATGCCTGTGGTATCGAGCTCCAACTCCTGGAAAATGAAAAGGTCCAAAATTTTGCGTCAATTAAAAAGCAGCGCCAGAGATGTTGTTGGCTATTTGACTCTGTGGGACAAGACCCTGCAAAAGATTGGAG GGAACTTCGGAGGTGGTGTCCAGTCTTATTTTTTGTTCCTGCGGTTCTTGGTGGTtctcaattttctttctttcttgctgcTTGCGGCTTTCGTCATAATCCCCAGCATCATCTTCAGTAGAGTGGGAACCAGCTTCAGCAACACTTCAG AGACCCTGAACCTTTGTGCTGACTGTGCAGCTGAATGCATGGAGTATGAGCCCAATCCTCAAGGCCTGAGGATGTTCTACAGTTACTTCCTCGACTTACTCTCAGGAACG cattttatgGAGTATACCTATCTGTTTTACGGCTACTACAGCAACACAGTTTTGGAAGACAGAAACTTTTCCTACAACATCCCCCTAGCCTACCTCTTGACGGCAGTCTTCTACTTGGCCTTTTGTCTCGTTTGCATCATTGCACG CATGGGGACCGCAGCTCGGGTTGCCGTGGTAACGGGAGGCAGCACCGTGGGTAACTACAGCATGATCGTCTTTTGCGGATGGGACTACGGTTGCTTAGGAGACCGAGCCACCAAACTGAAGCAAAGAAACGTCCTGTACCGACTGCAG GtggatctggaggaggaggccctcAAGAGACGGGCAGCTGCTCGCACCCTCAAACAGAGAGTGCTGCTGTACTCTCTGCGTGTCGCCATGTTTTTCGTTGCACTCGGGCTCATCATTGCAGCTTTTGTTGGCATCTTTGAAGCAACCAACTTCAGTCAG gaaaacaggCAAGAAGAAGGGTTCCTCAGTTTGCTTTTGGAGTATCTACCATCCATCGTCATCACAGCTGGAAACTTTGTGGTGCCAATGCTGTGTGATCAGATTGCCTTAATAGAGCGATATACCCCCAGTACTACTGTCATACTGGCTCTACTGAG GGCTGTGTTTCTTCGTCTGATGAGTCTTGCCATCCTCCTTATAACTTTGTGGCAGCAGATCACCTGTGAGGGCGACACGGAAAGTCAGAATTGCAAATTATGCCTCTACAACCATGTAGACTATCCg TGCTGGGAAACACGCCTTGGGCAGGAGATGTACAAGTTGACTTTGTTTGACTTCCTCGTCAGCGTCGCTGTCCTCGTCCTGGTCGAGTTTCCACGCAG GATGGTGGTGGACAACTGGTCCAATAAGCTGGTTCAGTGGTTTGGTCGTCAACAGTTTACAGTTCCCGCCAACGTCCTGGAGCTGGTTTATGGGCAGACAGTGGTCTGGACCGGAGCTCTTTTTTgccctctgcttcctctaatCAGCGTCGTCAAATTTGTCTTGTTCTTCTACTTCAAGAAG ATCAATCTTTTCAATAACTGCCGGCCAGCACTGAGGACATTTAGATCCACCACCTCCACCGTCTTCTTCCTGAtggtgctgctgattggctggtgtTTGGCCGCGGCTGTTGTGATTTACAGTATAGCTGA GATCCATCCATCGATAAGTTGCGGGCCTTTCCGTGTCTCCTCCAACATTTGGTCAATTGTTCCCAGCTCCATTTTAAACCTCTCTGAAGTTACACAAGAGTTTCTCTTCTTCATCGGCTCGCAGGCCTTCGCTATCCCTCTGTGTGTATTATCATG TGTGGTGATGTGCTACGTCATAGTTTTAGCTGCTGCCTATGGAAAAAGTGTTTCACTACTAAGAAAACGGCTTAAAATG gaaGGCCGCGACAAGCAGTTCTTGGTCAAGCAGATTGGAGAGCTGACTCGGAAACTTCAAATACCAAACTCTGAATGA
- the mboat7 gene encoding membrane-bound acylglycerophosphatidylinositol O-acyltransferase mboat7, with translation MSPDELVYLGILAASIPVGFLFRYLSPPVKQGAALLLGLSITIATCHIHTLHSLVTVIGTWIIIRSSWRHAPALSLSWTFLYLLFFRLITWFGLPPPTPFANAVQLLLTLKMVSLANEVHSFHVEKKKEVSSFAKSPVIGGLAQEPSLYDILSYSYCYVGIMTGPFFRFQTYVDWLNQPSPMALPGSAPCLQRLKLVPVYGALFVAVNSVFPLAYVRTDEFLDHNFFFRFFYMVAVFFVFRMRFYAAWCGAEAGCISAGLGCYPEKALSKPGGGPTVNYSPDPSSEEKYDFKTIQNIDCYNTDFCVKVRHGMRYWNMTVQWWLHHYIYPNAPFKAYTLRAGWTMFISAYWHGLHAGYYLSFLTIPLCIAAESAMEASVRAKLGPRGQNVFDWVHWFLKMRAYDYMCMGFVLLKASDTVSYWTSIYFSMHVIAVCCIVVGRVLGGGKRDARRADKEQKKEGEKTGDVKEKTGEKTD, from the exons ATGTCTCCCGATGAGCTGGTGTACCTGGGAATTCTTGCTGCCTCCATCCCCGTTGGATTTCTCTTCCGTTACCTCA GTCCGCCCGTGAAGCAGGGAGCAGCTCTTCTTCTGGGTCTCTCCATCACTATCGCCACCTGTCACATCCACACACTCCACTCGCTGGTGACGGTGATCGGAACATGGATTATTATAAGGAGCAGCTGGCG GCACGCCCCGGCACTGAGCCTCAGCTGGACCTTCCTCTACCTCCTCTTCTTTCGGCTGATAACTTGGTTCGGTCTGCCGCCTCCGACTCCCTTTGCCAATGCTGTCCAGCTTCTGCTCACACTGAAG ATGGTGAGTCTTGCCAATGAGGTGCACAGCTTCCatgtggagaagaagaaagaagtgaGCTCTTTTGCGAAGTCCCCGGTCATCGGCGGTCTGGCTCAGGAGCCCTCCCTCTACGACATCCTGTCCTATAGTTACTGTTATGTGGGTATAATGACCG GCCCGTTCTTCCGCTTCCAAACGTACGTGGACTGGCTGAACCAGCCGAGCCCGATGGCTCTGCCCGGCTCCGCGCCGTGTCTGCAGCGGCTGAAGCTCGTCCCGGTGTACGGAGCGCTGTTTGTGGCCGTCAACTCTGTCTTTCCACTGGCCTACGTCCGTACAGACGAGTTCTTGGATCACAACTTTTTCTTCAG GTTTTTCTACATGGTGGCAGTGTTCTTCGTGTTCAGGATGCGTTTCTACGCAGCCTGGTGCGGCGCTGAAGCTGGCTGTATCAGCGCCGGCCTGGGCTGCTATCCAGAAAAGGCTCTTTCCAAGCCCGGAGGTGGACCCACCGTCAACTACAG tcCTGATCCCTCCTCTGAAGAAAAATATGACTTCAAAACTATCCAGAACATCGACTGTTACAACACAGACTTCTGTGTGAAGGTCCGGCACGGCATGCGCTACTGGAATATGACCGTCCAGTGGTGGCTGCATCACTACATCTACCCCAACGCCCCCTTCAAAGCCTACACACTCAG GGCCGGCTGGACCATGTTCATCAGCGCCTACTGGCACGGCCTGCACGCCGGGTACTACCTCTCCTTCCTCACCATCCCGCTGTGCATTGCCGCCGAGTCGGCCATGGAGGCGTCCGTCCGAGCGAAGCTGGGCCCCCGCGGGCAGAACGTCTTCGACTGGGTCCACTGGTTCCTGAAGATGAGGGCCTACGACTACATGTGCATGGGCTTCGTGCTGCTCAAGGCCTCCGACACCGTCAGCTACTGGACGTCCATCTACTTCAGCATGCACGTGATCGCCGTCTGCTGCATCGTAGTGGGACGGGTGCTGGGAGGAGGCAAGAGAGACGCGAGGAGAGCGGACAAGGaacagaagaaagagggagagaagacaGGCGACGTTAAggagaaaactggagaaaaaacagactga
- the rps9 gene encoding small ribosomal subunit protein uS4, protein MPVARSWVCRKTYVTPRRPFEKSRLDQELKLIGEYGLRNKREVWRVKFTLAKIRKAARELLTLDEKDPKRLFEGNALLRRLVRIGVLDEGKMKLDYILGLKVEDFLERRLQTQVFKLGLAKSIHHARVLIRQRHIRVRKQVVNIPSFVVRLDSQKHIDFSLRSPYGGGRPGRVKRKNAKKGQGGAGGADDEEED, encoded by the exons ATGCCCGTTGCCAGGAGCTGGGTTTGTCGTAAGACATACGTCACCCCCCGACGTCCCTTCGAGAAGTCCCGTCTCGACCAGGAGTTGAAACTCATTG GCGAGTATGGACTGAGAAACAAGCGTGAGGTGTGGAGGGTGAAGTTCACTCTGGCCAAGATCCGTAAAGCTGCCAGAGAGCTGCTCACTCTGGACGAGAAGGACCCCAAACGTCTGTTTGAAG GTAATGCTTTGCTCAGACGTCTGGTGAGGATCGGTGTGCTGGACGAGGGTAAGATGAAGCTTGATTACATCCTGGGCCTGAAGGTTGAGGACTTCTTGGAGAGAAGGCTGCAAACACAGGTCTTCAAGCTTGGTCTTGCCAAGAGCATCCACCATGCCCGCGTCCTTATCCGCCAGAGGCACATCCG TGTGCGCAAGCAGGTGGTGAATATCCCCTCCTTCGTGGTCCGCCTGGACAGCCAGAAACACATCGACTTCTCCCTGAGGTCACCATACGGCGGCGGACGCCCAGGCCGCGTCAAGAGAAAGAACGCCAAGAAGGGccagggtggagctggaggagctgatgatgaagaggaagattAA